From Caballeronia insecticola, a single genomic window includes:
- a CDS encoding acyl-CoA dehydrogenase, producing MPALYVIGFLLFAGALAFLQAPALAWLGVLAIWVALGPVIGVTGALGTTLLAIVFVLPALVLAAKPLRRALISRRVFAVFRKILPEMSPTERDAIEAGTVWWDAELFSGRPRWDTLLAHGAPVLTPEERSFIDNECARLCELSNDWDTTAIWQDLSPQAWAYIKEHGFLGMIIPRQYGGRAFSAYAHSQVIMKLATHSSAAAVSVMVPNSLGPAELLLHYGTEEQKNHYLPRLARGDEIPCFALTSPYAGSDAAAIPDVGIVCRGLHEGRETLGFRVTWKKRYITLGPIATVLGLAFRALDPEHLLGDDAAPGITCALIPTNHPGVHIGRRHWPLNAVFQNGPNWGTDVFIPLDWVIGGRAQVGRGWRMLMECLAAGRAISLPSSNVGMAKLAVRGTGAYAAARRQFRTSIGRFEGIQEALGRMGGNLYVMDAARRLSAQAVDLGEKPSVISAIAKYHITERARGVINDGMDVVAGKGICMGPSNFLARAYQQMPISITVEGANILTRCLIIFGQGAIRCHPYVLKEMAAVREPDHARALRDFDDAFFGHASFLAANAVRSVVYAFGGTALMRKPARADARLVRYYRAATRLSSAFALFADVSMLALGGELKRRERLSARLGDILSQLYLLSATLKRFEDDGRPESDLPLVRWGTEDALYRARVAFEGLLANYPNRAAAAFLRAVAFPFGLPHAPSADALGSEVAMLMQTPGDARDRLVAGSHVSDFDDDPIARGEKLLALTPAVAALEARLRDAVKAGQSAPLPQNPDEIDAWAETAAARGLIDETERALLTEWAAHAREAVKVDDFSADFGILEALQKRSEALERQLPETVA from the coding sequence ATGCCTGCTCTCTACGTCATCGGCTTCCTCCTTTTTGCCGGCGCGCTCGCCTTTCTGCAGGCGCCCGCGCTCGCCTGGCTCGGCGTCCTTGCGATCTGGGTGGCGCTCGGGCCGGTCATCGGCGTGACGGGCGCACTCGGCACAACGCTGCTCGCGATCGTCTTCGTGCTTCCGGCGCTCGTGCTCGCCGCAAAGCCGCTGCGCCGCGCGCTGATCAGCCGCCGTGTGTTCGCCGTGTTCCGCAAGATCCTGCCGGAGATGTCGCCGACCGAACGCGACGCGATCGAAGCCGGCACGGTCTGGTGGGACGCCGAACTCTTTTCGGGCCGTCCGCGCTGGGACACGCTGCTCGCCCACGGTGCGCCGGTGCTGACGCCGGAAGAACGCAGCTTCATCGACAACGAATGCGCGCGTCTGTGTGAACTGTCGAACGACTGGGACACCACGGCGATCTGGCAGGATCTCTCGCCGCAAGCGTGGGCTTACATCAAGGAACACGGTTTTCTCGGCATGATCATTCCGCGGCAGTACGGCGGGCGCGCGTTCTCCGCCTACGCCCACTCGCAGGTGATCATGAAACTGGCGACGCATTCGTCGGCCGCGGCTGTTTCGGTGATGGTGCCGAACTCGCTCGGTCCCGCCGAATTGCTGCTGCATTACGGCACCGAAGAACAGAAAAACCACTACTTGCCACGGCTTGCGCGCGGCGACGAAATCCCCTGCTTCGCGCTGACGAGTCCCTACGCCGGATCGGACGCCGCCGCGATTCCCGATGTCGGCATCGTCTGCCGTGGCTTGCACGAGGGCCGCGAAACGCTCGGCTTTCGCGTCACGTGGAAGAAGCGCTACATCACGCTCGGGCCGATCGCAACCGTGCTCGGCCTGGCCTTCCGCGCGCTCGATCCGGAGCATCTGCTCGGGGACGACGCCGCGCCCGGCATCACCTGCGCGCTGATCCCGACGAATCATCCCGGCGTGCATATCGGGCGGCGTCACTGGCCGCTCAACGCAGTGTTCCAGAATGGCCCGAACTGGGGCACGGACGTGTTCATCCCGCTGGACTGGGTGATCGGCGGACGCGCGCAGGTCGGGCGCGGCTGGCGCATGTTGATGGAGTGCCTCGCCGCCGGGCGCGCGATTTCGCTGCCGTCGTCGAATGTGGGCATGGCCAAGCTCGCGGTGCGCGGCACGGGCGCGTACGCCGCGGCGCGACGGCAGTTCCGCACGTCGATCGGACGCTTCGAAGGCATTCAGGAAGCGCTCGGGCGCATGGGCGGCAATCTGTACGTGATGGACGCGGCGCGCCGCCTGTCCGCGCAGGCCGTCGATCTGGGCGAGAAACCTTCGGTGATTTCCGCAATCGCCAAATATCACATTACCGAGCGCGCGCGCGGCGTGATCAACGACGGCATGGACGTCGTTGCCGGCAAGGGTATCTGCATGGGACCGTCAAATTTTCTGGCGCGCGCGTATCAGCAGATGCCGATCTCGATTACCGTCGAAGGCGCGAACATTCTCACGCGCTGTCTGATCATCTTCGGACAGGGCGCGATTCGCTGCCATCCGTACGTGCTCAAGGAAATGGCCGCGGTCCGGGAGCCGGATCACGCCCGCGCGCTGCGCGATTTCGACGACGCCTTCTTCGGCCACGCGAGTTTTCTCGCCGCCAACGCGGTGCGCAGCGTCGTGTACGCGTTCGGCGGCACGGCGCTCATGCGCAAGCCCGCGCGCGCCGATGCCCGATTGGTTCGCTATTACCGCGCCGCCACGCGTCTGTCGAGCGCGTTCGCGCTGTTCGCCGATGTCTCGATGCTCGCGCTCGGCGGCGAGCTCAAGCGTCGCGAGCGTTTGTCGGCGCGGCTCGGCGACATCCTCTCGCAGTTGTATCTGCTTTCCGCGACGCTCAAACGCTTCGAAGACGACGGCCGCCCCGAAAGCGACTTGCCGCTCGTGCGCTGGGGCACCGAGGACGCACTGTACCGCGCGCGCGTCGCGTTCGAAGGTCTGCTCGCGAACTACCCGAATCGCGCGGCGGCGGCGTTTCTGCGCGCCGTCGCTTTCCCGTTCGGCCTGCCGCATGCGCCGAGTGCCGATGCGCTCGGCAGCGAAGTCGCCATGTTGATGCAAACGCCCGGCGACGCCCGCGATCGGCTCGTCGCCGGTTCGCACGTGTCGGACTTCGACGACGATCCGATCGCGCGCGGCGAGAAGCTGCTCGCGCTCACGCCCGCCGTCGCCGCGCTGGAAGCGCGTCTGCGCGACGCCGTGAAAGCCGGCCAGAGCGCGCCGCTGCCGCAAAATCCGGACGAGATCGATGCTTGGGCGGAGACCGCCGCCGCGCGCGGTTTGATCGACGAAACCGAGCGCGCGCTGCTGACCGAATGGGCGGCGCATGCGCGCGAAGCCGTGAAAGTCGATGATTTTTCCGCAGACTTCGGTATCCTCGAAGCATTGCAGAAGCGCAGCGAGGCGCTCGAGCGGCAATTGCCCGAAACAGTCGCCTGA
- a CDS encoding 3-oxoacyl-ACP reductase produces MKDRYLDFVNSPFGTSIARSLGLPRPETLRRQRADQAEFGGMAAIGAGPSPALFDDLMGTLSAIGMTSIAHESASGWLPVAARHGAMSGRFEPRTHDAAAHDRVQALIFDATGIDDAGQLHSLYAFFHDALRSLGKNGRIVVLGRPPATRASVAASTAQYALDGMTRSLGKEARNGITANLLRVTEGADIDSALRFFLSPRSAYVSGQSVSIDYPAVAPESWATPLAGKRALVTGAARGIGASIASVLAAHGAIVTGLDVAAARDALDQTMLSIEDSAPSGGAHAALVADIGAPEAPVEIAAALLASGGIDIVVHNAGITRDKTIARMSGEMWDSVIDINLLAQARIDEVLLAENVLRAGGRIVAVSSISGIAGNRGQTNYATSKSGVIGRVHAMAPALRERGITINAVAPGFIETHMTARMPFGVREAGRRLNSLGQGGLPVDVAETVAWLASPGSAGITGNVVRVCGQSLIGA; encoded by the coding sequence ATGAAAGACCGCTATCTCGACTTCGTCAACTCGCCTTTCGGCACGAGCATCGCCCGCTCGCTCGGGCTGCCGCGTCCCGAGACGCTGCGCCGCCAGCGCGCGGATCAGGCCGAATTCGGCGGCATGGCTGCGATCGGCGCGGGGCCGTCGCCCGCACTTTTCGACGATTTGATGGGCACGCTCTCGGCCATCGGCATGACGAGCATCGCGCACGAGAGCGCGTCCGGCTGGCTGCCCGTTGCCGCCCGCCACGGTGCGATGAGCGGCCGCTTCGAGCCGCGCACGCACGACGCGGCCGCCCACGACCGCGTGCAAGCGCTGATTTTCGACGCCACCGGCATCGACGACGCCGGCCAGCTGCATTCGCTCTATGCCTTCTTCCACGACGCCTTGCGCTCGCTTGGCAAGAACGGACGCATCGTCGTGCTGGGGCGGCCGCCCGCCACGCGCGCGAGCGTAGCGGCATCGACTGCGCAATACGCGCTCGACGGCATGACGCGCTCGCTCGGCAAGGAAGCGCGCAACGGCATCACGGCGAATCTGCTGCGCGTGACCGAAGGCGCCGATATCGACTCGGCGCTGCGCTTCTTTTTGTCGCCGCGCTCGGCCTATGTGTCGGGTCAGAGCGTGAGCATCGACTATCCCGCCGTCGCGCCCGAAAGCTGGGCGACGCCGCTCGCGGGCAAGCGCGCGCTCGTCACGGGCGCGGCGCGCGGCATCGGCGCGTCGATTGCGTCGGTGCTGGCCGCGCACGGCGCGATCGTGACCGGCCTGGACGTGGCCGCCGCCCGCGATGCGCTCGACCAAACCATGCTCTCGATCGAAGACAGCGCGCCGTCGGGCGGCGCGCACGCGGCGCTCGTCGCGGACATCGGCGCGCCGGAAGCGCCGGTCGAGATCGCGGCGGCGCTGCTCGCGTCGGGCGGCATCGATATCGTCGTGCACAACGCGGGCATCACGCGCGACAAAACCATCGCGCGCATGAGCGGCGAAATGTGGGACAGCGTCATCGACATCAATCTTCTGGCGCAGGCGCGCATCGATGAAGTGCTGCTGGCGGAAAACGTGCTGCGCGCGGGCGGGCGCATCGTGGCGGTGTCGTCGATCAGCGGCATTGCCGGCAATCGCGGCCAGACCAACTACGCGACTTCGAAATCCGGCGTGATCGGGCGCGTGCACGCCATGGCGCCGGCGCTGCGCGAACGCGGCATCACGATCAACGCGGTGGCGCCCGGTTTCATCGAAACGCACATGACGGCGCGCATGCCGTTCGGCGTGCGCGAGGCCGGCAGACGGCTCAACTCGCTGGGACAAGGCGGCCTGCCCGTCGATGTCGCCGAGACCGTCGCGTGGCTCGCGAGTCCGGGCAGCGCGGGCATCACGGGCAACGTGGTGCGCGTGTGCGGCCAAAGCCTGATCGGCGCATGA
- a CDS encoding MaoC family dehydratase produces the protein MHASTLPRARTVVIDTLPPPAKLYGRALPGLFRRTRSQELPALRLVRPDVRLDAEHIGRYARVCGFIPEHGVPLTFPHVLAFPLHLMMLTDPSFPWSALGVVHLANSVRLRRPLAAGQSLRIEVECGPLVPHQKGHAFTLHTRIYRRGEAVWDGDSIYLKRGARSESAAPSTVSDAPDIPARVPLLAREARWQLPPQLGRDYAKASGDFNPIHLHMLTAKAFGFPRAIAHGMWTLARTLAALHPVKALATGYAHGDFKTPLYLPGDATLWSAAPSPTARDFEVRDLAGDRPHLRGHFEWELP, from the coding sequence ATGCACGCATCGACCCTGCCGCGCGCCCGCACCGTCGTCATCGACACCCTGCCGCCGCCCGCGAAGCTCTACGGACGCGCGCTGCCCGGGCTCTTCAGGCGCACGCGCTCGCAGGAACTGCCCGCGCTGCGCCTCGTGCGCCCCGACGTCAGGCTGGACGCCGAGCATATCGGCCGTTATGCGCGCGTGTGCGGCTTCATTCCCGAGCACGGCGTGCCGCTCACCTTCCCGCACGTGCTCGCGTTTCCGCTGCATCTGATGATGCTGACCGATCCGTCGTTTCCGTGGTCCGCGCTCGGCGTCGTGCATCTCGCCAACAGCGTGCGGCTGCGGCGGCCGCTTGCCGCGGGTCAGAGCTTGCGCATCGAGGTGGAATGCGGGCCGCTCGTGCCGCATCAGAAGGGCCACGCGTTCACGCTGCATACGCGCATTTACCGGCGCGGCGAAGCCGTGTGGGATGGCGACAGCATCTATCTGAAACGCGGCGCGCGCAGCGAAAGCGCCGCGCCTTCCACCGTATCCGATGCGCCCGATATCCCCGCGCGCGTGCCGCTGCTCGCCCGCGAAGCGCGCTGGCAATTGCCGCCGCAGCTCGGACGCGACTACGCGAAGGCGTCCGGCGACTTCAATCCGATTCATCTGCATATGCTCACCGCGAAGGCGTTCGGCTTTCCGCGTGCGATCGCGCACGGCATGTGGACGCTCGCGCGCACGCTGGCGGCGCTGCATCCGGTGAAAGCGCTCGCCACGGGATACGCGCACGGCGACTTCAAGACGCCGCTCTACCTGCCCGGCGACGCGACACTCTGGAGCGCCGCGCCCTCGCCCACCGCGCGCGATTTCGAAGTGCGCGATCTCGCGGGCGACCGTCCGCATCTGCGCGGCCATTTCGAATGGGAGTTGCCATGA
- a CDS encoding acetyl-CoA C-acetyltransferase, with the protein MSIVGGGGVRRVAIVGSNRIPFARSNTAYASASNQDMLSFTLQGLVDRFDLHGMRLGEVAAGAVVKHSRDFNLTREAALSTTLAKETPAYDVQQACGTGLETVILVANKIALGQIDVGIAGGVDTASDAPIAVNERMRKILLEANRGRSAGARVGALAKLRPGMFFRPLLPRNAEPRTGLSMGEHCELMAKRWKIAREAQDALAQESHRKLAAAYGRGFFNDLMTPYKGLTRDNTLRPDVSLEQLSQLKPVFDRDAGTLTAGNSTPLTDGASAVLLASEQWAAERGLPVLAYLSYSASAAVDFFNKREGLLMAPAYAVPPMLARAGLALPDFDFYEIHEAFAAQVLCTLAAWEDDEYCRTALGLNTPFGSIERARLNVNGSSLATGHPFAATGGRIVGTLAKMLAKAPARSDGKPLRGLISICAAGGQGVVAILER; encoded by the coding sequence ATGAGCATCGTCGGCGGCGGCGGCGTGCGGCGGGTGGCGATCGTCGGCAGCAACCGCATTCCATTCGCGCGCTCGAACACGGCTTATGCGAGCGCATCCAATCAGGACATGCTGAGCTTCACGCTGCAAGGACTCGTCGATCGCTTCGATCTGCACGGCATGCGCCTGGGTGAAGTCGCGGCGGGCGCGGTCGTCAAGCATTCGCGCGATTTCAATCTGACGCGCGAAGCCGCGCTCTCGACCACGCTCGCGAAGGAAACGCCCGCCTACGACGTGCAGCAAGCCTGCGGCACCGGCCTCGAAACGGTGATTCTGGTCGCGAACAAGATCGCGCTCGGACAGATCGATGTAGGCATCGCGGGCGGCGTCGATACCGCGTCGGATGCGCCCATCGCCGTGAACGAGCGCATGCGCAAGATCCTGCTCGAAGCGAATCGCGGACGCTCGGCGGGCGCGCGCGTCGGCGCACTCGCGAAGCTGCGGCCCGGCATGTTCTTCAGGCCGCTGTTGCCGCGCAACGCGGAGCCGCGCACCGGCCTCTCGATGGGCGAGCATTGCGAGCTGATGGCCAAACGCTGGAAGATCGCGCGCGAGGCGCAGGACGCGCTGGCGCAGGAGAGTCATCGCAAGCTGGCGGCGGCGTATGGGCGCGGCTTCTTCAACGACCTGATGACGCCGTACAAGGGCCTCACGCGCGACAACACGCTGCGCCCCGATGTATCGCTCGAACAGCTCTCGCAACTGAAGCCGGTTTTCGATCGCGACGCGGGCACGCTCACCGCAGGCAACTCGACGCCGCTCACCGACGGCGCATCGGCCGTGCTGCTCGCGTCCGAGCAATGGGCCGCCGAGCGTGGCCTGCCGGTGCTGGCTTATCTCAGTTACTCGGCGAGCGCCGCCGTCGATTTTTTCAACAAGCGCGAAGGCCTGTTGATGGCGCCCGCCTACGCCGTGCCGCCGATGCTCGCGCGCGCCGGGCTCGCGCTGCCCGACTTCGATTTCTACGAGATTCACGAGGCGTTCGCGGCGCAAGTGCTATGCACGCTGGCCGCGTGGGAAGACGACGAATATTGCCGCACCGCGCTCGGCCTGAATACGCCGTTCGGTTCGATCGAACGTGCGCGCCTGAACGTGAACGGCAGTTCGCTCGCGACCGGTCATCCGTTTGCGGCGACGGGCGGACGCATTGTCGGCACGCTCGCCAAGATGCTCGCGAAAGCGCCCGCGCGCAGCGACGGCAAGCCGCTGCGCGGATTGATCTCGATTTGCGCGGCCGGCGGCCAGGGCGTCGTCGCGATACTCGAGCGTTGA